In Odontesthes bonariensis isolate fOdoBon6 chromosome 6, fOdoBon6.hap1, whole genome shotgun sequence, one genomic interval encodes:
- the snrnp27 gene encoding U4/U6.U5 small nuclear ribonucleoprotein 27 kDa protein produces MGRSRSRTPPRRERRRSRSASRERERRRRERDRSRSRDRERDRRRTRSRSPHRRRSRSPRRHRSSSLSPLRQKDRHDDERRDKDKSAKPIQISEEDMQGKTEEEIEMMKLMGFGSFDTTKGKKTDGSVNAYAINVSMKRKYRQYMNRKGGFNRPLDFIA; encoded by the exons ATGGGAAGGAGCAGGAGTCGAACTCCTCCAAGACGAG AGAGAAGACGGTCCCGATCAGCTTCACGAGAGCGCGAGCGCAGGAGAAGGGAGAGGGACCGCTCTCGCTCCAGAGATCGGGAACGAGACCGCCGCAGGACTCGCTCACGCTCTCCTCACAGGAGGCGTTCCAG GTCTCCTCGGCGTCATcgctcctcctccctctctccGCTGAGACAGAAGGACCGACACGATGATGAGCGCAGAGATAAAGATAAATCTGCGAAGCCCATTCAGATCTCAG AAGAGGACATGCAGGGCAAAACAGAAGAGGAAATTGAGATGATGAAGCTGATGGGATTTGGTTCGTTTGATACCACCAAG GGGAAGAAAACTGATGGATCAGTGAATGCATATGCAATCAACGTTTCCATGAAGAGGAAGTACAG ACAGTACATGAACAGAAAAGGAGGATTCAACAGGCCACTGGACTTCATCGCTTGA